In Acidobacteriota bacterium, a single genomic region encodes these proteins:
- a CDS encoding amidohydrolase family protein, with product MAADRRLSARGFVNAHTHIYSGLAPFGMPAPERAPENFVQILGRIWWRLDRALDEASLRASARLYLAEALLHGTTTLIDHHESPNFIDGSLDVIAEACDELGIRAVLCFGATERNGGRDEARRGLAECRRFIKANTRPLVKGIVGLHAPFTVSDETIREAGSLCAELATVLHVHVAEDRVEVDDAIGRHYAGPFNRLRALDAVPDGSILAHGVHLGDAEVRETDQCGCWIVQNPRSNRNNGVGYPRALGCSMRVALGTDGFPSDMRAEVAALVDESARHGEDRGVALGRADAGHVLAAELSGPIDDLCEFDGSGHVSRLTIGGRVVVRNGTLQTGDAEEIRRQAREIAPGVWRRMADIT from the coding sequence CGAGCGCGCGCCGGAGAACTTCGTCCAGATCCTCGGGCGCATCTGGTGGCGGCTCGACCGGGCGCTCGACGAGGCGTCGCTCCGCGCCTCGGCCCGGCTCTACCTCGCCGAGGCGCTGCTCCACGGCACCACGACGCTCATCGATCATCACGAGTCCCCGAACTTCATCGACGGTTCGCTCGATGTCATCGCGGAGGCCTGCGATGAGCTCGGGATCCGCGCCGTGCTCTGCTTTGGGGCGACCGAGCGGAATGGCGGCCGCGACGAGGCACGGCGCGGGCTTGCGGAGTGTCGCCGATTCATCAAGGCGAACACGCGCCCCCTCGTGAAGGGGATCGTCGGCCTCCATGCGCCGTTCACGGTGTCGGACGAGACGATCCGCGAAGCGGGGTCGCTCTGCGCCGAGCTTGCGACCGTTCTCCACGTGCATGTCGCGGAGGACCGCGTTGAGGTGGACGACGCGATCGGGCGCCATTACGCGGGCCCGTTCAACCGGCTGCGTGCGCTCGACGCGGTGCCTGATGGGTCGATCCTGGCGCACGGCGTCCATCTCGGCGACGCCGAGGTCCGCGAAACGGACCAGTGCGGCTGCTGGATCGTGCAGAACCCGCGGTCGAACCGGAACAACGGGGTGGGCTATCCCCGCGCCCTGGGATGCAGCATGCGGGTGGCGCTTGGCACTGACGGCTTCCCCTCGGACATGCGCGCAGAGGTTGCGGCGCTGGTCGACGAGAGCGCGCGGCACGGCGAGGACCGCGGCGTCGCGCTCGGTCGGGCGGACGCCGGACATGTGCTCGCCGCGGAACTCTCAGGGCCCATTGACGATCTCTGCGAGTTCGACGGGAGCGGCCACGTGTCGCGCCTGACGATCGGCGGGCGCGTGGTCGTGCGCAATGGGACGCTTCAAACCGGCGACGCCGAGGAAATCCGGCGGCAGGCGCGCGAGATCGCGCCCGGCGTCTGGCGGCGGATGGCCGACATCACATAA
- a CDS encoding pyridoxal-5'-phosphate-dependent protein subunit beta, whose amino-acid sequence MTQTGFDTTPVDAAVRRRAAERFRDKGITLPTFAQLAEPATIPPGIQRALEAVDPDAPHALNLFRVHWFNDASRRRQTAVPGHIVLPQALTGVRARIVVALGDRFPMIHAHKVLAAYGCLVPRIVRGHFDPTARRALWPSTGNYCRGGVAISRIMGCRGVAILPAGMSEERFRWLEEWVTAPGDIMRTPGTESNVKEIYDACRELSKDPANVVLNQFSEFGNYLAHWHVTGRAMERIVESMRAAEPNLSLAAFVSASGSAGTLAAGDYLKEFCGARVAAVEALECPTLLYNGFGEHNIQGIGDKHVPLIHNVMNTDVVAGVSDRATDSLELLFNEPAGREYLVRRRGVAPELVNRLSSLGLSSICNVVASIKVAKYFDLGPDDLVVTVATDGAMMYGTERQKAVKKHFGGTFDALAAGETFGEHLAGVSTDHLLELSARDRDRIFNLGYYTWVEQQGVSIEDFEARRSPAFWKRLRRTVPQWDEMIAEFNREVGVEAAI is encoded by the coding sequence GTGACTCAGACCGGCTTCGATACGACCCCTGTGGATGCCGCCGTGCGCAGGCGCGCCGCGGAGCGATTCCGTGACAAAGGCATCACCCTTCCCACCTTCGCACAGCTGGCTGAACCTGCGACGATTCCTCCAGGCATCCAGCGGGCGCTGGAGGCGGTCGATCCCGACGCGCCGCACGCGCTCAACCTGTTCCGCGTCCACTGGTTCAACGACGCGTCGCGCCGCCGGCAGACCGCCGTTCCGGGACACATCGTTCTGCCCCAAGCCCTTACCGGCGTCCGGGCACGCATCGTCGTCGCGCTCGGCGATCGGTTCCCGATGATTCATGCGCACAAAGTGCTGGCCGCGTACGGCTGCCTCGTGCCGCGCATCGTCCGGGGCCATTTCGATCCGACGGCGCGCCGCGCGCTGTGGCCGTCGACCGGCAACTACTGCCGCGGCGGCGTGGCGATTTCGCGAATCATGGGCTGCCGCGGCGTGGCGATTCTGCCCGCCGGCATGAGCGAGGAGCGCTTCCGGTGGCTCGAAGAGTGGGTCACGGCACCGGGCGACATCATGCGGACGCCCGGCACGGAGAGCAACGTCAAGGAGATCTACGACGCGTGCCGGGAGCTGTCGAAGGATCCCGCGAACGTGGTTCTCAACCAGTTCTCCGAGTTCGGGAATTACCTGGCGCACTGGCACGTGACCGGCCGTGCGATGGAGCGGATCGTCGAATCGATGCGCGCGGCGGAGCCGAATCTCTCGCTGGCCGCGTTCGTGTCGGCCAGCGGGTCGGCGGGCACGCTGGCGGCGGGCGATTACCTGAAGGAGTTCTGCGGCGCGCGCGTGGCGGCGGTCGAGGCGCTCGAATGCCCGACGCTGCTGTACAACGGATTCGGGGAGCACAACATCCAGGGCATCGGCGACAAGCACGTGCCGCTCATCCACAACGTGATGAACACCGACGTGGTGGCGGGCGTATCGGACCGCGCCACCGATTCGCTCGAACTGCTGTTCAACGAGCCGGCGGGACGCGAATACCTCGTGCGCCGCCGCGGGGTGGCGCCCGAACTGGTGAACCGGCTGTCGTCTCTTGGCTTGTCCAGCATCTGCAACGTCGTGGCCTCGATCAAGGTGGCGAAGTACTTCGACCTCGGCCCCGATGATCTGGTCGTCACCGTCGCGACCGACGGTGCGATGATGTACGGCACCGAGCGGCAGAAGGCGGTCAAGAAGCACTTCGGCGGGACGTTCGACGCGCTCGCGGCCGGCGAGACATTCGGCGAGCACCTGGCCGGCGTCTCCACCGATCATCTGCTGGAGTTGAGCGCGCGCGACCGCGATCGCATCTTCAACCTGGGGTACTACACCTGGGTCGAGCAGCAGGGCGTTTCCATCGAGGACTTCGAGGCGCGCCGCTCACCGGCATTCTGGAAGAGGCTGCGCCGTACCGTGCCGCAATGGGACGAGATGATCGCGGAGTTCAACCGCGAGGTGGGCGTCGAGGCCGCGATCTGA
- a CDS encoding pyridoxal-phosphate dependent enzyme codes for MAAFRLVCAACGTSVSASGVAPPPFRCPSAGALPDADHVVTKLLGDTAPPWPAGGENNPFVRYRTLLLSYDVARTAGASDADYVERVERLDSAVATVAGHGFRVTPFSRHAALSDALGFSPRGGVWVKDETGNVSGSHKGRHLAGIMLHLVANKWDSHTFPGADQREKCDCPTYSLAIASCGNAALAAAVVARAAGWTLHAFIPPDADPGVVERLRDLGASLVVCPRRPGEIGDPCYLRFKEALAEGALPFCCQGPDNGLTIEGGETLAYEMIDQAGGTELDGLVVQVGGGALASACIQGFDRAVALGRLRRGPRIYTMQTRAAAPLARAYERVAGRAHCTGLDEAVRYAATHRPEFMWPWESEPRSIAHGILDDETYDWLAVVRGMLESGGRPVVVDEATLVAANACARETTGINVDHTGSAGLAGLFDLRARGVITAEANIAVIFSGIRR; via the coding sequence ATGGCAGCGTTCCGGCTGGTATGCGCAGCGTGCGGCACGTCGGTTTCAGCGAGCGGCGTCGCTCCCCCGCCGTTTCGGTGCCCCTCGGCCGGCGCGTTGCCGGATGCCGATCATGTCGTCACCAAGCTGCTGGGCGATACGGCGCCACCGTGGCCGGCCGGAGGTGAGAACAACCCGTTCGTCCGCTATCGCACGCTGCTCTTGTCGTACGACGTGGCCCGTACGGCGGGCGCGTCCGATGCAGACTACGTCGAGCGCGTCGAGCGACTGGACAGCGCGGTGGCCACGGTCGCGGGCCATGGATTCAGGGTCACGCCGTTCAGCCGCCACGCCGCCCTCTCCGATGCGCTCGGGTTCTCCCCGCGCGGCGGCGTCTGGGTGAAGGACGAGACCGGCAACGTCTCAGGCTCGCACAAGGGGCGGCATCTTGCCGGGATCATGCTGCACCTGGTGGCGAATAAGTGGGACAGTCACACTTTTCCCGGCGCGGATCAGCGGGAAAAGTGTGACTGTCCCACTTATTCGCTGGCGATCGCCAGCTGCGGCAACGCCGCGCTGGCGGCTGCGGTGGTGGCACGCGCGGCGGGATGGACCCTGCACGCGTTCATTCCGCCTGATGCCGATCCTGGCGTCGTCGAACGGCTGCGCGATCTCGGCGCTTCACTCGTCGTCTGTCCTCGCCGGCCGGGAGAAATCGGGGACCCCTGCTATCTCCGCTTCAAGGAGGCGCTCGCCGAGGGAGCCCTGCCCTTCTGCTGCCAGGGGCCGGACAACGGGCTCACGATCGAGGGGGGCGAGACGCTCGCGTACGAAATGATCGATCAGGCCGGCGGCACGGAACTCGACGGTCTCGTCGTGCAAGTGGGGGGCGGCGCGCTGGCGAGCGCGTGCATCCAGGGCTTCGATCGCGCGGTTGCCCTCGGCCGGCTCCGGCGCGGGCCTCGGATCTACACCATGCAGACGAGGGCTGCGGCGCCGCTCGCGCGCGCGTATGAACGCGTGGCCGGACGCGCGCATTGCACCGGCCTCGACGAGGCGGTTCGCTATGCGGCCACGCACCGGCCGGAGTTCATGTGGCCGTGGGAATCAGAGCCGCGCAGCATCGCGCACGGCATCCTCGACGACGAGACGTACGACTGGCTCGCGGTGGTGCGCGGGATGCTGGAAAGTGGCGGACGGCCGGTGGTGGTGGATGAAGCCACGCTGGTCGCGGCCAACGCGTGCGCCCGCGAGACGACGGGGATCAACGTCGATCACACCGGCTCGGCGGGGCTCGCGGGGCTGTTTGACCTGCGCGCCCGCGGTGTGATCACCGCCGAGGCGAACATCGCCGTCATCTTTTCCGGGATCCGGCGGTGA